The following are encoded together in the Lactuca sativa cultivar Salinas chromosome 1, Lsat_Salinas_v11, whole genome shotgun sequence genome:
- the LOC111917470 gene encoding putative UPF0481 protein At3g02645, translated as MALVNPFSSLTSGNKQWVDRISKILKKQLAIKVDTPPLSIFQIPQILKDQKPEVYVPQRIGLGPNHHFRPELYQNMEQNKLTSVKRVLKSNKVQVSEDQVVDKVKEIIPIICACYDLYLDADDDTLAWLFTIDSLFFIDLLGAYIDQKVAIDAKDIIMLENQIPIIVLKEIQNVLSGNYDEAQEDFWESKFGYFCKCHSPFILSKEKIDFSRVNHLLDYMYQSIVTNEESISPEVYFQKSGSGPSEKDDKLELLEMFIQLMALIPGTKPFLQIFESFMKTFSESIEKMVTAEEIKVPSVSELRDIAGVKFHLSPTDGGIRNINFVGENERFCYLPLITLNIDSEVILRNLVAYEQLMAKKSFTTGYGLELTEYVDFMCGIIDSVKDVWLLREEKIIIGDLGNEDIVKLFNGIGRSHGKMNRVSDLRKTVYQLNKVYQSTPRVWVEKQLRASAKMITFLISISSTLILIREVYLKDYGLNPPNMNLDDIVRTTLSSFFH; from the coding sequence ATGGCTTTGGTAAACCCATTTTCTAGCCTAACCTCCGGTAATAAGCAATGGGTAGATCGCATCAGCAAAATCTTGAAAAAACAGCTTGCCATTAAGGTCGATACACCTCCACTGTCCATATTTCAAATTCCGCAAATCCTAAAAGACCAAAAGCCGGAAGTTTACGTCCCTCAAAGGATAGGGCTTGGCCCTAATCATCATTTTCGGCCAGAGCTCTATCAGAACATGGAGCAAAACAAACTCACTTCGGTGAAAAGGGTACTTAAGTCTAATAAAGTTCAAGTCTCTGAGGACCAAGTCGTAGATAAAGTCAAAGAGATCATCCCCATAATTTGTGCTTGCTATGATTTGTACCTTGATGCTGATGATGACACCTTGGCATGGTTATTCACCATTGACAGTCTCTTCTTTATTGATCTACTTGGTGCTTATATTGATCAAAAAGTTGCAATAGACGCAAAAGATATTATCATGTTAGAGAACCAGATTCCTATAATTGTATTGAAGGAAATCCAAAACGTCCTATCAGGTAACTATGATGAAGCCCAAGAAGATTTCTGGGAATCTAAGTTTGGTTATTTCTGTAAGTGCCACTCACCATTTATCCTCTCAAAAGAGAAAATCGATTTTAGTAGAGTAAACCATTTACTTGATTATATGTACCAATCCATCGTGACCAATGAAGAATCAATCTCACCAGAAGTTTACTTTCAAAAATCTGGAAGTGGTCCATCTGAAAAAGACGATAAACTAGAACTACTTGAAATGTTTATCCAACTTATGGCACTGATCCCCGGGACTAAGCCATTTCTTCAGATCTTTGAATCCTTCATGAAAACTTTCTCAGAAAGTATTGAGAAGATGGTGACAGCTGAAGAGATCAAGGTGCCTTCAGTTTCAGAGCTTCGTGATATTGCAGGAGTTAAGTTCCATTTGTCACCAACTGACGGAGGAATCAGAAACATTAACTTTGTAGGCGAAAATGAGCGGTTTTGTTATCTTCCTCTTATTACACTTAATATTGATTCAGAGGTGATATTGAGAAACTTGGTGGCTTATGAGCAATTAATGGCAAAGAAAAGTTTTACCACTGGCTATGGTCTTGAACTCACTGAATATGTTGATTTCATGTGTGGTATCATTGACAGTGTTAAGGACGTGTGGTTGCTACGTGAAGAAAAGATCATCATAGGTGACTTGGGTAATGAGGATATTGTTAAGTTGTTTAACGGGATTGGGAGATCTCATGGGAAAATGAATAGGGTGTCGGATTTGAGGAAGACTGTTTATCAATTAAATAAAGTTTACCAAAGCACACCGAGAGTTTGGGTGGAGAAGCAACTTCGGGCTTCTGCCAAAATGATCACATTCCTCATTAGCATTTCGAGCACACTGATCTTGATTCGTGAGGTGTATTTGAAGGATTATGGTTTGAATCCACCAAACATGAATTTGGATGATATTGTTAGGACCACATTGAGTTCTTTTTTTCATTAG